The genome window GGAACGGGAGGGAGGACAAGAAAAATCCCAGCTTTAGATCTCAGGAGCTCCGCATTCCTCCATCACCATCCCCGGTTCTTCGAACCCTCCAAATATCGTCGTGACCCTCTTTCTTCCACGCTAATTAAACGGCGAGAACAACATAGCAGAGGACACAAGAGACTAGCCGgcgttccttctctctctctctctctttctcactgCTGCTCTCTTCTTTCTCAATTTCTCACGAGCCCCTCCTCCATCGCTTAGATGAGATCCGCGTCGCCAACAGCACTAATATAGTGGTAACTAATGAGAACAGTAATCTAGTTTCCGACAGCACTTGAGGTTTTACCAATCCCAGCAATGCCCGAGACTGTCACTCCATGACCATCGAATATAATAACCATATATCATAAAGAAACCAGAAACAAATGTAGCAGATCTAACAAACTTCTTGTGCTACTTTTCGAGGCATGCCACAACAGTTACCACAAAATTCCCTACTTATCAATATAAATATCAATCCAATCAAGCTGTTTATGTCACAATATATTTATTGCATTGCCCATATCACTCCAGATCCATTATTActgtgtttggaaatatatttatatttttaatatgtaaatgaagaaaaatatttgaataaatatataatcataaatttttttgagtatttgataaataacatttatatttaaaatatgtatcGACATAAattttatttagtaaaattatatttcaaaatagataaataaatcataaaatagtACGTTCTTGTTTTGTATAGATGACAAAATCGTTTTAATGCAACCGTGAGTTCAGGCGGGATTTGTGGGACAAATGTAAACCCTCGAGTGCATTGGGTCACACAAGGAGGAGGTAAGGAAAAAATAAtccttttatgatttggcattaataatgttcaaaagaaaaaaaaaattcagcagaATTTTGGATGTTCCACTGTGAAATAAtacaagaatatttttttttgatataaattattatttttccaaaaaaataaatatactgTTGTCCTAAGAATGGTGATGTGTATGGCTGTAGGAAAAAGATATTGGGAAAGCCGACATCAAAGCGAGCATAGGCTCCACTTAAACTTACGTAATGATGCAGAGAATTAACAAGCAGATTGTGCAGAGTCTGGATGAGCTTCTTCCAGGCGTGAGCTTTTGGTAAGGTGAAACACAATATGAACCCAACACGCAAGGGTAGAAAGAAAAGCCGAGTTTTGAGCAAACGAAGAGTACAAGGTGTCATATTAAACGACGTATCTCACATGCATACGATTCCCAAACTGTTGCTGTACTGTACTTTTGGTTTCTCTACAGAAGATGGCACGAAAAAGAGGACAATAAAACCAAGTGCTTTGTGCCACCAGACAACTCGAAACCTCCACAGCCTTGTCGCAGTCAATGCAGTAGGTTGTCTACCTCGTTGCTCCAGAGAAAAGCTGTTCCCAGTCAAACAGTTCTTTTAACTCCACCATCATGCGTTACGGAGCACATATGATGTTGAGATAGAATTCCACTTCCATCTCTCCGGCCACCGGGAGGAAGAGAAAAGTTGGCAATCATGAATCGGTCCGCGTTTTTGTGTCACCAGCTCATTTAATTAGCAGCACATACCTCTTAAAGAGGGGAGCGCATGTCGTAACGGTACGCTTTGCCTTTCCTGGGTCGGTCGACCCTGAGAGGAAATCGCGGGGCCCCATTGTGGACCCCACTGACTGCCGCGTGTGTACATGAGTGGGTACGAGAACGCTCGTAGAGTTTGCGCTGGGCAGGTTAAGGAGCGCGATGCCGACACGGTCCCCGTGGCGATGAGCCACATCGGTGGACCACCATATCGCCGCCAAACGGCCGACGCGGCTCCGATGGCCCGTTGTACGTCATATAATGACGAGCATGCCCCTGTAAACGACGTGGAGTTTGAAGAGGACCGTCCCTGGTGGCGATGACGTGTTGTGACGTGACCGATCGCCTGTCGATCCCACCTCGGAGGCTTCAGAAATCCGTGTCGGTGCCAGAGCAGCGCACACGGAATCCCCAGAAAATTGACGTGGATAGAGTGCTTTCGTGAGCCGGAGCGCCTGTTCTCTGATTCGGTAAAGACAGGAAATCCAGCACCTCGTCGGATGTGCATAATCGAGAACCATATGATGGCAAACGGAAGGGTCAAAGATAGGGTTCAGGAGGGGGGCCCACGTGAGCGCCTTCTCTTACGGGGACGCTCAGTGGCCGGTGACGGCCAGTTCGGCTCACGAGCTCGTCATCAAATCAGCCACTCACGTCGAGTTCACCCAAACCAGTAAAAGCACTCTAAATTCAATTAAATAATTCGTTTTTACATTGTAATTCGaattaaatatatcaaataataaatGCCTAAAAGAAAACAGAACACATTCCGAGTGAACCGAAGGGGGTTGCACTTCACGTTCTAAATGGCACGCTAGGGAACATAATGATGGAGTCGTCTTCCACAACGCAACTACAGCCATGGGCGATGGGAGAACCACAAGGACATGGCGCCCTTATTCTCTTTCCCACGGGAACACCAAGCATGCATGCGTGCATGCATGTGATTGCCTCATTCCCACGTTGGTCCCTTCGGACGCCATAAACATTTCCAACTACGCCCGCCGACACATACCTCACCATGTCTTGGTATTCCATCTCAAccaaacacaaacacacacagaGAGCAGTAAAATGAGTTCGGTGTTCACAGTAAATGTGGTGTGCGTGTGTTAGACTCAATCTAGGGAAAGAGAAATGGAATATGACCTAATGAAAGAGAATGGATGAAGTATTGGTTTCCTACGTAGTCAAAGCTTGGGTCTCCGAAAGATATGGTTTGGTCGAGTACTACCAAATAATTAATATCCCATGGCAGTCAAAGAAGCCACATAGTTGTGAGAGTGGGAATGCTGTCCTCCATAAAACAATGGGGTCACACCAATAGGTGGCTTTTTCTTGGAGTCTTCTGTGTCGATAAACAAAGTGGAGCCTCTCCTAATAGAAGGTCTTTCTTTCATGTGTGACTTTGGTGAGAAGGACTTGGGAGGTGTATTTGATGGGGACTGCGAGCCAAATAATTCCAACAAATCGGTCCTTGGTTAATTTTGTTGGCCCCATTTTCATTAAGCTTGACATGAAATTGTTTTGCATGCCTCCTTTTCTATCTCACTTTAATTGTTTTGTCATTCTAATTCTTTTACCGAAcgcaacaaaacaaaaaaaatctactGATTCTTAAAGGTGAGAATGTCCTTGGATGACGATAGTCCAAGAACAGGATCATCTCCACCAAGAAAATATAAGACAGGTTCATTGACTATAAGATCACATGGAGAGATAGGCCCTTCTCCACCAAAAAAGCTCTCTCATTGGATGAGAGAGGCCCATCATGAGACCTCCTAATTGGACAACTCAGATTCAAATGGTGGATCAAATCAGTCAGAGATGATGTGTCGATTAGATAATCTATCAAGTCGTGCATATTTTATGGTCCTCAGTGTTAATGCCAAAGAATGTCGATTGGATAAAGAAAAGCGGGCCTGTGGCAAGTATTCATGTCACACACCATTCCAGGCTGTGCATGCTTCGGTGCCTAACATAATTGCCTAATTAATAATTAAGATGAAGCACTAAGCTAATTAAATATGCTTTTAGTGCGCTTGCATATCATATGATTTCCATGCAGATAGAtgtttatgaaaaataatatattatgtagtgaaaaattatatatatatatatatatatatatatatatatatatatatatatatatatatatatatatatatatatatatgctttcatTATAGGGGGATCACACAAACCAAgatgaaaaacaaaaaaatttattgaacttctcaaaaagaaaaatactcgTACTTGACTTGAATACTTGAGGTTCAATTGATCTACACGTATAGATGTcatctatttatagatataaaCTATAGAAATCTTTAATATCTACGATTCTATCTAATCTTATTTGAAttcttctaaaatatatttttaactaaaaaaaatttattcataaaactttatttagtcttattttttttaaaaataaaatattaatttatgatattCCAAAATGTATTTTAACTTCTTAATATTAATCACAACAAATTCTTTATGTCAATTTTTGGTGCAAAAGGATGCAAATAATCGCATAAAACGCAGTCACAGAAAATTAAGCCAAATGGACCCGTTGCCCAAGATTCCATAGTGTAGCCAGTATCGGCTTCCTACTGTGAAGCTCTTTGATTTGGAATCATCCGAAGACAGGAGTAGTTGATGAATCGGCATCATGAtaccccagagagagagagagagagagagagagagattcttgaAATGCATGGCCCATAAGTGGACTGTTCGGCCTCGTTAGCTCTAGAGATTCTTGGAATGCAGGTATCACTCAAGTCAGAAGGCATGGCATGCTTGGGAGTGTGAGCTTGGCCAGCCTACAAGTACGAGGAAAAGAGAGATTTGCGACAAAAGAGAGGTAAGGAAGGGCATCAAACGACCTTCCGGCGATTCCACTTTGGTGGTTGGATCAACGATGGGTTCGTTCGTGAGTTTTGAAGTGGGTATGAAAAAGattgagcctctatcttattagaaCCAGTGATGTGTGTAACATTCTTATACGGAGTATGTATGTTAGACGAATCATAATGTAAAGTCAGGAAGGATTCCGATGGATCGTGCATGCATGCAATCTCAGGAGATGTCTCTACGGAATATCCACGCTTGAGCATAGTAAAGTCGTACCCCAAAAAATGACTATTAGCATCTTCTGATATCGAGAGCCCAAACTGACATGGTTTTATTATCACTTTTATGATGAGGACCGCAAAGGCTACGAAAGTATCAAGTCGATTAAATCAAGGTGTCATGATGCGACTTGACCCGTTCGAAGAAGTTATCATGTTGAAATAGAGATACTACCATAAGGAAAAGttgagacacacacacacaacacatattgACATTGGGCCGGTGTTGCATATTATTATTCCATCATAAAAAATAGGACTCACTTTATCAGATTCCATCATCGAATATAGGACCGGTGGAAAACTTAAACCAAATGTAAGGGGCCTTCATCAGAACGTAGAGATCATCCGTTTCatggaagaaaaaaataatgtaCCAACTTATATTATATGAAACTTAGAagatattattaaattagattgtttaataaaaatattgagtCGGAGCCAATCGAGCTCCTACTTCATGTCTATCTAATAAAGAAATAGTATCAAGTGAAATGATGTTCGGGTCGAACCCCATAAGACTACATCGAGTGCATATCTGATAAAACTTTTTGAATGTTTAAGATAATTTGGGTTTgacaaatacattaagagaatttCAGTTCGAATGAGTGATTTTTTTTGTAATATAATCTATGACTATTATATTCAAGATTGTATttagatattcaaaataattatGTGCTTCCTCCAATATTAAGTATAATCATGTAATACTAATCTCAAGCAACATGGAATAACAATTAATGAGTCGAATCTTATGAATCAATTTGAGAATCGATCATCATATCATTCACctaatgttaagatatcaattacACGATGATAATGTGTCAATAATCTGATAAAACTTTTTTAATGTTCAAGGTAGTTTGGGTTTGACAAATATATTAAGAGAATTTTAGTCTGAGTGagtgatatttttataatataatctaTAATTATTATATTCAAGATTGTATTTAGATGTTCAAAATAATTATGTGCTTCCTCCATTAGTAAGTATAATTATGTAGCACTAATCCCAAATAACATAGAGTAACGATTAATGAGTCGAATCTTATGAATCAATTTGAGAATCGATCATCATATCATTGATCTGATGTTAAGAGAATGACAATGTGTCAATAATACGATAATGAGATATCGATAGTCTTCCATGGTCTTTCATTATATCCGTATCACTTATAAAATTGTAAGTGTTAATATGTACCTTCTAAATTATCTAGAttttaatgtatatttattttaGGCTCATATCCAATTTAACTGGCCTACAATATAACCTCAGCTAACACGATAAAACAGTCACTCTGCCTTAGAAGTTTAAGATGACGTCCGAATCATTCATCAGTAATAGATAGAATGTGCTCTAAAGTTTGATCTCGGTTCTTGCTATGATCTAAACATCACACAAAAATGAACTCCGTTTCTCGCTAAAGATCTAACACAGAGAAGTCCCACTCGAACAAGCTCAAGCCGATACCCAGACTGATAGCAACAGGATAACCAGATCTCTGAGTTCGACGATCTCGTTGAATTGCTACAGAAAAAAGGATTTAGTGACCGTGGATGATATCAAAATTGCACACGTACACCTCTCGACCACAACAATCATACATGTTTTAATGTTCAGGTCAATGCCTACTACTAACAAGACCACCATTACAGCCAATTCTTAAGGATCAAGATGCTTGCATTGTCCCCATGCTCCCTACCGAGACAACCAATAGGCTCTCGAAGACACACGAGACACGGCGCAGCCTAACAAAGGCCAATAGGTCTTCGAGGGAGGCATCTTTGGTACCTCACTTATCACTCGATTATCACATACGGACAACTCAGCTCAGCTAATCTTTCAGCGTTTCTGATGAGATCTTGTCGGCCTCTGTGGCCATAAACAAGTGACGTTTAATGGTGGGAGTAGCAGACAAGCTCGATTAGTAGCCACCGGGAGTTGTTTTTGGGATCATAGCTAGATAGCTAAGTTAATGCAAATCCGACACTGTAAAGAGACGCATCTGCGCGATAATACTCTTCTTCCTTGAAGTCATCGCCTACCATTCGTGCACGTAATCGTCGAGGGTCCGACATGCATTGCCCTGCGGCGATGGCCTGTGACACGCTGTTGCCTCACGGAAGGCCACTCAGCTCCTCGGAGCCAACCTCATATCATCTGCTCAACCATCGCAAACAAACAAACGATCTGTGGACGACAGCAGTGGTAATCGACGATTCAATTGCTTGGGCATCGAGTTTTCCAGTGGGGAAAGAACAGTCCGTGGCCCATTAGCAGATGTTTGCTGTAGCTTAACCCATGTTCGGCGAGAAGCGGCGCCGAGGCTCGTGCCCTCCTCGCAGGCAACAGCTGGCTCGTGCCCGCTGCCTCTTCTTCCAACCCCACGCGCTCATCGCCCAAGACCAATGCGAGCAACACCAGCCTGTCCTCGCCTTCCAACTCCACTCACGATCCCCACCTATCCCTTTATTTCCCTCCTGCCTTTACACGCCTCGACAGACGGGACACGCTTTCCCTTCCCTGCCCTTCCCCTCCGCTGGCCTTTAGCTTCCGCGGTTCAATTTCAAACGTTCTGGTGAGGGTATCTCGGGCATTTACCTATGCTCTGCGTTGCAACGTTACAGCTGGGAACAATGCATCTAGGCCAGCTGTCTCTCAAGAGACTGTTCCCGTGCACACCCCCATCACCACCCTCGTCATTGGTCCCAAGGCATCCGATGTGGGCCCACAGATCTTGTCTCTTACTTCCTGTCGCTTCTCTCTATATAAGCCACCCCTCGCTGCTCTCTCAACTCACACagtcgcctctctctctccttctcgaAGAGGAAAGCAGTGCACCCACTGAAGCTTCTTGACCTTCACCTTCTCCATCGATGGCTGTCGCTACTGCTACTACCGCACTAGTGTTCGCATTACTAGCCTCGGTTGTGTTTCGAGGTTCCTACGGCGGCAGAACTCTTAGTGCTTTGGTGGAGGAACAGCCCCTCGCCATGACCTACCACAAGGGAGCTCTGCTCGCCGGCAACGTCTCCGTCAATCTCATCTTTTATGGCAAGTTCACTGCCTCCCAAAGAGCCATCATCTCCGATTTCGTCACTTCTCTCTCGCCCCTCCCCCACCAGAAGGACTCCCTGGAGCCCTCCGTGGCCACCTGGTGGAAGACCCTCGCCAAATATTATGCTGCGTCGAGGGCATCGTTCCCTAAGCTTGGCCTCGGCAAGCAGGTCGTCGACGAGAAGTACTCCCTCGGCAGGTCCCTCCGCGACGCCGACCTCGCGAAACTGGCCGCCAGGGGGGCGCCGCGGGACGCCGTGAACGTGGTGCTCACGGCCGAGGACGTTTCTGTGGAGGGATTCTGCATGAGCCGGTGCGGCACCCACGGGGCGTCCCGACGGTCCCGCGCCGGCCGGTCCGCCTACGTCTGGGTGGGCAACTCGGCGACGCAGTGCCCCGGCCAGTGCGCCTGGCCCTTCCACCAGCCGATGTACGGGCCTCAGGCGCCGCCGCTGGTGGCTCCTAACGGAGACGTGGGTGTCGACGGAATGATCATCAACCTGGCAGGGCTGCTGGCCGGCACGGCGACCAACCCGTTCGGCAACGGGTACTTCCAGGGGCCGAAGGAAGCGCCGCTTGAGGTGGCGACGGCGTGCCCGGGGGTCTACGGGAAGGGGGCCTATCCGGGCTACGCGGGGTACCTGCTAGTGGACCCCGTGACGGGGGCCAGCTACAACGCTCACGGGGCACGCGGCAGGAAGTACCTTCTCCCCGCCCTCTTTGACCCGTCCACCTCATCCTGCTCCACCTTGGTGTAGTTGTGGGTGGGCTCGGAGAAAGGGAAGTGTTGGTGCTGGAACATTAATCTCGACGCATTCTCCATACAACAACGAGATTATGATGAAGAAAGGAGGACACATAGTGACTTAGCTTTATAGTTTGTAATAATTCTTTCATTTGTTCAATGAAATCTTTagttatttataatttttcagTGTAAGATGATGATTCATGTCGCATTGACGTTGGAAATTAGACACTCAGACATCAACCATTTAGATCAACAGTTCGACCATTTTACATATCCTCCATCCACAAATAATACATTGTAATAATAGAGGAGGAAGAACGATAGCgaaaatatatatttt of Musa acuminata AAA Group cultivar baxijiao chromosome BXJ1-7, Cavendish_Baxijiao_AAA, whole genome shotgun sequence contains these proteins:
- the LOC135678714 gene encoding protein PHOSPHATE-INDUCED 1 homolog codes for the protein MAVATATTALVFALLASVVFRGSYGGRTLSALVEEQPLAMTYHKGALLAGNVSVNLIFYGKFTASQRAIISDFVTSLSPLPHQKDSLEPSVATWWKTLAKYYAASRASFPKLGLGKQVVDEKYSLGRSLRDADLAKLAARGAPRDAVNVVLTAEDVSVEGFCMSRCGTHGASRRSRAGRSAYVWVGNSATQCPGQCAWPFHQPMYGPQAPPLVAPNGDVGVDGMIINLAGLLAGTATNPFGNGYFQGPKEAPLEVATACPGVYGKGAYPGYAGYLLVDPVTGASYNAHGARGRKYLLPALFDPSTSSCSTLV